The following proteins come from a genomic window of Rhodoligotrophos sp. CJ14:
- a CDS encoding RidA family protein, producing MTSSSLQKKAVPTSLSTHGRPFEWAISAGGVLYTAAAPIKDDGTAETGDIKLQARLTLSNLAATLAAAGGSMADVTQVMLYVTSRSFIDPITEIWAEAFPTPYPNRGTVIVSEIGIKDVGMLIMAHAYLGKG from the coding sequence TTGACGAGTTCAAGCCTACAGAAAAAAGCAGTCCCAACCTCGCTTTCCACTCACGGGAGGCCCTTCGAATGGGCCATCAGCGCGGGTGGTGTGCTCTACACAGCGGCGGCACCCATCAAGGACGATGGCACCGCAGAAACCGGTGATATCAAGCTTCAGGCCCGTCTGACGCTTTCCAATCTCGCGGCAACGCTCGCGGCCGCTGGCGGCTCGATGGCGGATGTCACTCAAGTGATGCTGTATGTCACAAGCCGGAGCTTCATTGATCCGATCACGGAGATCTGGGCAGAGGCTTTTCCGACGCCATATCCGAACCGCGGCACGGTTATCGTCAGCGAGATCGGGATCAAGGATGTCGGCATGCTGATCATGGCACATGCGTATCTTGGCAAGGGCTAG
- a CDS encoding DUF3606 domain-containing protein — protein sequence MKDDPSRRGAKDRSRVAGDQEHEVRYFAKEHGISVDEAQKLIERVGNARDKLDQAARELKARPPR from the coding sequence ATGAAAGACGATCCGAGTAGGCGCGGCGCCAAAGACCGCTCCCGCGTTGCTGGCGACCAGGAGCATGAAGTGCGCTACTTCGCCAAGGAACATGGCATCTCCGTCGATGAAGCCCAAAAGCTCATCGAACGCGTGGGGAATGCCCGCGATAAGCTTGATCAGGCGGCGAGGGAACTCAAGGCGCGACCGCCGCGCTAA
- a CDS encoding hybrid sensor histidine kinase/response regulator, protein MRIEDLDDSRRLQLLVDAVVDYALYLISVDGIVVSWNSGAERLKGYAPEEIIGRPYATFFTQNDREQGMPELALQTAAEEGRFETEGWRCRKDGSQFWALAVLDAVYDDAGTLIGFAKITRDMTERELAHQRLIENEAKYRRLVEAVVDYAIFQLDPNGTIVTWNRGAEHIKGYCADEIIGEHFSRFYTEEDRASGAPARALDIAARSGRYEAEGWRVRKDGSRFWALAVIDRITNDQGGLIGFAKVTRDMTERMEAQRALKEAQEQLAASQKMEAVGQLSGGIAHDFNNLLMIVLGNLENAQRHARQVRESFPNLERSIANASRGAQRAAALTSRLLAFSRRQPLDPKVLELNTFLNSTAEFLQRSLGELIEVQVVGAAGLWQIEADPNQLDAALLNLAINARDAMPGGGKITIEATNIYADETYCQANPDLPPGKYVLISLSDTGCGMPPDVLNHAFEPFFTTKEIGHGTGLGLSQVYGFVKQSGGHVKIYSEEDQGTTVKIFLPRYSDSVKVQEEEGSELLSHGEPGEVIMVVEDDRDLRHYLAEALIGLGYQVIAVPDGEAAIGILEDKAQRIDLLLSDVVMPGMNGRELANRAEGVRPGLRVLYMTGYSRNAVIHHGRLDPGVDFLQKPISQNQLANRIRDLLDRRTG, encoded by the coding sequence ATGCGGATCGAAGACCTCGACGATAGCCGACGCTTGCAGCTCCTGGTCGATGCGGTCGTCGACTATGCGCTCTATCTGATCAGCGTTGACGGGATAGTGGTCTCGTGGAACTCCGGGGCGGAGCGGCTCAAAGGCTATGCACCTGAGGAGATTATAGGAAGGCCTTACGCGACCTTCTTTACCCAGAATGACCGTGAGCAAGGGATGCCGGAGCTTGCGCTGCAGACCGCAGCAGAAGAGGGGAGGTTCGAGACGGAGGGTTGGCGGTGCCGCAAAGATGGCAGCCAATTTTGGGCATTGGCGGTCCTGGATGCGGTCTATGACGACGCGGGCACGCTGATCGGCTTTGCCAAGATCACCCGCGATATGACCGAGCGGGAGCTGGCACACCAGAGGCTCATCGAGAACGAGGCAAAGTACAGGCGGCTGGTGGAGGCGGTGGTGGATTACGCCATCTTTCAGCTCGACCCGAACGGCACCATCGTGACCTGGAACAGGGGTGCCGAGCATATAAAAGGCTATTGCGCCGATGAAATCATCGGAGAGCATTTCAGTCGGTTCTACACCGAGGAGGATCGTGCGAGCGGTGCTCCGGCCCGTGCTCTCGATATTGCCGCCCGCTCGGGTCGCTATGAGGCGGAAGGATGGCGTGTCCGCAAGGACGGCAGCAGGTTCTGGGCGCTGGCGGTCATAGACCGCATCACCAATGATCAGGGCGGTCTGATCGGCTTTGCCAAAGTGACTCGGGACATGACCGAGCGAATGGAAGCGCAACGCGCGCTGAAGGAGGCCCAGGAGCAATTGGCGGCATCGCAGAAAATGGAGGCGGTAGGCCAATTGAGCGGCGGCATCGCACATGACTTCAACAACCTGCTGATGATCGTCCTCGGCAATCTCGAGAATGCGCAGCGTCACGCGCGACAGGTACGCGAATCCTTTCCAAATCTCGAACGTTCGATTGCCAATGCCTCTCGTGGGGCGCAGCGCGCTGCGGCCTTGACCAGCCGCTTGCTTGCTTTTTCGCGGCGGCAGCCGCTCGACCCGAAGGTTCTGGAGCTCAATACGTTTCTAAACAGCACAGCCGAGTTCCTGCAGCGCTCCCTCGGCGAGCTGATCGAGGTGCAGGTGGTGGGGGCGGCGGGCTTGTGGCAGATCGAGGCTGATCCAAACCAGCTCGACGCCGCGCTGCTCAATCTCGCTATCAATGCGCGCGATGCGATGCCGGGCGGCGGGAAAATAACGATCGAGGCCACCAACATCTACGCAGACGAGACCTATTGCCAGGCGAATCCTGATTTGCCGCCGGGCAAGTATGTGTTGATCAGCCTCAGTGATACGGGCTGCGGCATGCCTCCGGATGTGTTGAACCACGCCTTCGAGCCATTCTTCACCACCAAAGAGATTGGCCATGGCACGGGACTTGGGCTGAGCCAAGTCTATGGCTTTGTGAAGCAGTCCGGTGGCCACGTGAAGATCTATAGCGAGGAGGATCAGGGCACGACCGTAAAGATCTTTCTCCCGCGATACAGTGACAGCGTCAAAGTTCAGGAAGAGGAAGGTTCGGAGCTGCTCAGCCATGGCGAACCTGGCGAGGTCATCATGGTCGTGGAGGATGATAGGGACCTGCGCCATTATCTCGCCGAGGCGCTTATCGGTCTTGGTTACCAAGTCATTGCTGTGCCCGACGGCGAGGCGGCCATTGGTATTCTAGAAGATAAAGCGCAGCGCATTGACCTTCTGCTGAGCGATGTGGTCATGCCTGGAATGAACGGTCGTGAACTTGCCAACCGCGCCGAGGGGGTTCGTCCAGGGCTGCGGGTTCTCTATATGACTGGCTATTCTCGCAACGCCGTCATCCACCACGGACGGCTAGATCCGGGGGTGGATTTTCTCCAGAAGCCGATTAGCCAGAATCAGCTGGCCAACCGAATTCGCGATCTGCTCGACCGCAGAACTGGTTGA
- a CDS encoding ABC transporter permease, with protein sequence MVDATTPQPIPSRRLASNRLGYLAVSAASVVAFIGLWEILAATGGIDPEFFPPPSHVWSELVTLTRDGTLFADITASAIRVLIGFALSAVAGISLGILLGTVRIIRWIVQPLISIIRPLPSLAWIPLSLLWLGIGEDQKYAIVFMGTLAPLTVFVTDATLRVDPIYVRAARNLGASRLAVMLEVILPAALPSIVSGLKVTLALAWTCIISAEMVGANDGLGFLIWNAKDWSNVSQVICGMLAISVTVLVLDTILRSIEHRFIPWQRGVRTSTRLL encoded by the coding sequence GTGGTGGACGCTACGACCCCCCAGCCGATCCCATCACGGCGACTGGCCAGCAACAGGCTGGGTTATCTGGCGGTGAGCGCGGCCTCCGTCGTCGCGTTCATCGGGCTGTGGGAGATCCTGGCCGCGACGGGCGGTATCGACCCCGAATTCTTCCCACCGCCAAGCCACGTCTGGAGCGAACTCGTCACGCTTACTCGCGATGGCACCTTATTCGCCGACATCACGGCCAGCGCGATCCGCGTGCTCATCGGATTTGCACTATCGGCCGTCGCCGGCATAAGCCTTGGCATCTTGCTCGGCACGGTCCGCATCATCCGTTGGATCGTGCAGCCGCTCATTTCCATCATCCGCCCATTGCCTTCCCTTGCGTGGATACCGCTTTCACTGCTCTGGCTGGGGATAGGAGAAGACCAGAAATATGCCATCGTCTTCATGGGGACCTTGGCACCGCTCACTGTGTTCGTCACAGATGCGACCCTTCGCGTGGACCCGATCTATGTGCGGGCGGCCCGCAATCTCGGCGCATCCCGGCTTGCGGTCATGCTGGAGGTGATCCTCCCCGCCGCCCTCCCGAGCATTGTTTCCGGCTTGAAGGTCACCCTGGCTCTGGCCTGGACCTGTATCATCTCGGCCGAAATGGTGGGGGCCAATGACGGGCTCGGCTTTCTCATCTGGAACGCCAAAGACTGGTCCAATGTCAGCCAGGTTATTTGCGGCATGCTGGCGATCAGCGTGACCGTGCTTGTCTTGGACACCATTCTGCGCAGCATCGAGCATCGATTTATCCCGTGGCAGCGCGGTGTCAGAACGTCTACGAGGTTGCTGTGA
- a CDS encoding ABC transporter permease: MTSIGLEASRKPTAGSQARRVRRERFAALVIGAGSLFAFGLVWQIAVSTGMLDVAFIGSPATVFTAGKRLLLEGALISDVTVSASRVLIGFALSCAVAIPLGLALGCSPLLKAIVDPIISLIRPLPSLSWIPLSMMWLGIGEEQKYAIVFMGTFAPTLIFVVDATEQVDQVLVRAARNLGAGRLAILFEVILPGALPKILSALKVTLALAWACIISAEMVGATSGLGFLIWNGKDWGNISQVLVGMLVISASVLLLDVLHRAVTRKLLPWRRQQHDD; this comes from the coding sequence ATGACTTCGATAGGGCTTGAAGCTTCCCGCAAACCCACGGCTGGCTCCCAGGCCAGACGGGTTCGTAGGGAACGCTTCGCTGCCCTGGTGATCGGTGCCGGATCACTCTTCGCCTTCGGGCTAGTCTGGCAGATCGCCGTCTCCACAGGCATGTTGGACGTGGCGTTCATCGGCTCGCCGGCCACCGTTTTTACGGCAGGTAAACGGCTGTTGCTGGAGGGCGCCCTGATCAGCGACGTGACTGTCAGCGCGAGCCGGGTTCTCATCGGCTTCGCGCTCTCCTGCGCCGTCGCGATCCCGCTTGGGCTGGCGCTCGGATGCTCGCCGCTGCTCAAAGCGATCGTGGATCCGATCATTTCTCTCATTCGCCCGCTGCCGTCCCTGTCGTGGATACCGCTCTCGATGATGTGGCTCGGCATTGGCGAAGAGCAGAAATATGCGATCGTGTTCATGGGGACATTCGCGCCGACGCTGATCTTTGTCGTCGACGCGACGGAGCAGGTGGATCAGGTTCTTGTGAGAGCCGCCCGCAATTTGGGGGCCGGCCGATTGGCCATCCTGTTCGAGGTTATCCTGCCGGGGGCGCTGCCCAAGATCTTATCGGCTCTGAAGGTGACGCTGGCGCTTGCTTGGGCCTGCATCATCTCAGCCGAAATGGTTGGGGCCACAAGCGGGCTCGGCTTTCTGATCTGGAACGGCAAGGACTGGGGAAATATCAGCCAGGTGCTGGTTGGCATGCTCGTGATCAGCGCCTCCGTCCTCTTGCTCGACGTCCTTCATCGCGCCGTGACGCGAAAGCTCCTTCCGTGGAGGCGTCAACAGCATGACGACTGA
- a CDS encoding alkene reductase, which translates to MAHLFEPQVLGGTVPLKNRIVMAPMTRTRTSEGDVPNELMATYYGQRASAGLIVTEAADVAPSSKGYALTPGIYTQAQRQGWRLVTDEVHRNNGTIFLQIWHVGRMAHPSLMPNGEAPWGVTEERAENSDVFAHDADGKLGYVRAGRPRSLRTDEISALVETFSQAFVNAREAGFDGVEIHGANGYLFDQFMNSVLNTRTDRYGGARVEDRTRFLMEVVDAAVRQLGPGRVGVRLAPFGTFNSMPADPLAAETLLYVSEQLGRRGVAYLHLVYELMPAGNMETAEFKARYIDHTLLAKVRAAFPGAIIWCGGFKSRDNAQAALDTGLVDLIAFGRPYIANPDLAERLKHGWPLAEADRSTYYTRRGEVGYTDFPTYPIESSARRPD; encoded by the coding sequence ATGGCACACCTGTTTGAACCTCAAGTCCTCGGCGGCACGGTTCCGCTGAAAAACCGCATTGTCATGGCACCCATGACTCGGACGCGGACGTCGGAAGGTGATGTCCCGAATGAACTGATGGCCACCTATTATGGGCAACGCGCCAGCGCCGGCCTGATCGTGACCGAGGCAGCGGATGTTGCTCCGTCCAGCAAAGGTTATGCCCTGACACCTGGGATCTATACGCAAGCCCAGCGGCAGGGCTGGCGCTTGGTGACCGATGAAGTTCACCGCAACAACGGCACGATATTCTTGCAAATATGGCATGTCGGGAGAATGGCGCATCCATCGCTCATGCCGAATGGTGAGGCTCCTTGGGGTGTCACCGAGGAAAGGGCTGAGAATTCCGACGTGTTCGCCCACGATGCCGATGGCAAGTTGGGCTATGTGCGTGCAGGCAGGCCAAGAAGCCTCAGGACGGACGAGATATCGGCTTTGGTGGAGACCTTTTCCCAAGCCTTTGTCAACGCCCGGGAAGCAGGCTTCGATGGTGTGGAGATCCACGGAGCCAACGGCTATCTGTTCGACCAGTTTATGAACTCGGTGCTCAATACGCGCACTGATCGCTATGGAGGAGCTCGCGTCGAAGATCGCACACGATTCCTGATGGAAGTCGTCGACGCGGCGGTTCGCCAATTGGGCCCCGGGCGTGTTGGCGTTCGCCTAGCCCCGTTCGGCACGTTCAATTCTATGCCGGCGGACCCTCTTGCCGCGGAGACCTTGCTCTATGTTTCCGAACAGCTGGGTCGCCGAGGGGTCGCGTATTTGCATCTGGTCTATGAGCTGATGCCCGCGGGAAATATGGAAACGGCTGAATTCAAAGCTCGCTATATCGACCACACCTTGCTGGCCAAGGTTCGGGCAGCGTTTCCCGGCGCGATCATTTGGTGCGGCGGCTTCAAGAGTCGCGATAACGCTCAGGCTGCTCTCGATACCGGGTTGGTGGATCTGATTGCCTTTGGCAGGCCATATATCGCAAATCCAGATCTTGCTGAACGTCTTAAGCACGGCTGGCCATTGGCCGAAGCGGACCGATCGACTTATTACACGCGACGCGGCGAGGTGGGCTACACGGACTTTCCAACTTATCCGATTGAAAGTTCCGCTCGTCGTCCAGACTGA
- a CDS encoding ATP-binding protein yields the protein MPVTLPTDPLEQRALVLAPSRRDAPTLATVLERAGTRVSVCEDMDALLTEMGRGFGTAILAEEVLARPSAEEKLRELLSKQPAWSEPPIVLLTSGRSSAKYNNAPISEVGNIICLERPLRSATLVSTVLSALAARGRQFQVRDHLREREEREAQLRAQEVQLRQLTETLEDRVRLRTAELEQANARLVAEIEQRRRAEAALLLAQKMEAIGQLTGGIAHDFNNLLMVVLSGLEMLQRSSDASRRERILRGMKQAAMRGRALTAQLLAFSRHIELKAEPVQLGNLLESMEALVSGALRGDIVVQYRIPADLWPVMVDSTQLELAILNMIFNARDAMPNGGTLVIRGTNVELDELGESLLHGAFVRLEIEDSGTGIPADVLHRIFDPFFTTKEVGRGTGLGLSQVYGFAKQSGGHVEAKSTPGKGTRITLYLPRAEGHLEKDEERHAPDGEELDGGGRSVLIVEDNDDVAAVQSEMFTVLGFSVIRAENGHEALRHLASEREFDLVLSDIIMPGGMNGLELAEQVNRRYPKLPIILVTGYSDAVRAQQQVNGAPLLRKPFTLELLQEAVLSVLPRGGEPGH from the coding sequence ATGCCGGTGACGCTTCCGACTGATCCGCTCGAGCAGCGTGCTCTCGTGCTCGCACCATCGCGCCGCGATGCGCCGACACTGGCGACAGTGCTGGAGCGCGCAGGAACCCGCGTGTCCGTATGTGAAGATATGGACGCGCTGCTGACGGAAATGGGCCGGGGCTTCGGGACCGCGATTTTGGCGGAAGAGGTGTTGGCTCGACCTTCGGCCGAGGAAAAGCTGAGGGAGCTTCTGTCGAAGCAGCCCGCGTGGTCAGAGCCTCCCATTGTCCTTCTTACTTCAGGCCGATCATCAGCCAAATACAACAACGCGCCTATTTCAGAAGTCGGGAACATCATTTGCCTTGAACGTCCCCTGAGGTCAGCGACGCTCGTGAGCACGGTGCTCTCCGCGCTGGCGGCCCGTGGTCGGCAATTCCAAGTCCGAGACCATTTGCGGGAACGAGAGGAACGAGAAGCGCAACTTCGCGCTCAAGAGGTACAGCTGCGCCAGCTCACTGAGACACTGGAAGATCGCGTGAGGCTGCGAACGGCCGAGCTTGAGCAAGCGAATGCGAGACTTGTCGCGGAAATCGAACAAAGGCGGCGGGCTGAGGCGGCCCTGCTCCTGGCCCAGAAAATGGAGGCCATTGGCCAGCTCACAGGCGGCATCGCGCATGATTTCAACAATCTGCTGATGGTGGTCCTGAGCGGGCTCGAGATGCTGCAGCGCTCGTCTGACGCTTCCCGCCGCGAGCGAATCTTGAGGGGCATGAAGCAGGCTGCGATGCGAGGACGCGCGTTGACGGCTCAGCTCCTCGCCTTCTCACGCCATATCGAGCTCAAGGCGGAGCCGGTTCAGCTCGGGAACCTCTTGGAGAGTATGGAGGCTCTGGTCAGCGGCGCGCTCCGCGGCGATATCGTCGTTCAATACCGGATTCCTGCGGATCTCTGGCCAGTGATGGTGGATTCCACCCAGCTCGAACTTGCCATTCTCAATATGATCTTCAATGCCCGGGACGCCATGCCCAACGGCGGAACGCTGGTGATCCGTGGGACGAATGTCGAACTGGACGAATTGGGAGAAAGCCTGTTGCACGGCGCGTTCGTGCGGCTCGAGATCGAAGATAGCGGAACCGGCATTCCGGCCGACGTCCTTCATCGCATTTTCGACCCGTTCTTCACCACAAAGGAAGTGGGCCGGGGTACGGGGTTGGGCTTAAGTCAAGTCTATGGCTTCGCCAAGCAGTCCGGCGGTCATGTGGAAGCGAAGAGTACGCCGGGAAAGGGCACCCGAATAACGCTCTACCTCCCGCGTGCGGAAGGCCACCTCGAAAAAGACGAAGAGCGACACGCGCCGGACGGAGAAGAGCTCGATGGAGGGGGGCGCAGCGTGCTTATCGTCGAGGACAATGATGACGTCGCGGCGGTTCAGAGCGAAATGTTCACCGTGCTCGGCTTCTCCGTCATCCGAGCCGAAAATGGGCACGAAGCCCTGAGGCATTTAGCTTCAGAGCGAGAGTTCGACCTGGTGCTCAGCGACATCATCATGCCCGGCGGCATGAATGGCCTGGAGCTTGCGGAGCAAGTTAACCGGCGCTACCCCAAACTGCCCATCATCCTCGTCACCGGCTATAGCGATGCTGTCAGAGCGCAACAGCAAGTGAATGGGGCGCCCCTTCTTCGAAAGCCCTTCACCCTCGAGTTGCTACAGGAGGCGGTACTCTCCGTCTTGCCCCGGGGCGGAGAACCGGGACATTGA
- a CDS encoding ATPase domain-containing protein, with protein sequence MVDPKALGSIVNTGVPGLDDILGGGLHREHIYLIEGTPGSGKTTLAMQFLLDGAQRGERCVYITLSETERELRASAKSHGWSLEGVTLLEITPLEADPERQQGMIHPSEIELDHTVELILSRILELKPDRVVIDALTELRLLAQDALSYRRQVLTLKAFFARSQITVLALDDLTDTAQGLQLHSIVHGVVSLEQRRMEYGVVRRRLAVLKLRGVNFRSGYHDYVIRTGGVTVFPSLVAAEHESSFDTVPVSSEISEMDELLGAGLRRGTCALVLGPSGVGKSTLAIQYAIAGTRRGERAAIFAFDESYRTAARRSAALGMDIDAARRGGSLSWRQISPTSVSPGEFVEAVRRQVDSGARIIVIDSLNSYMGSMPEEQALLLHMHELLAYLGNRGVVTILIMAQHGLLGDAHAPIDLSFLADTIILLRYFEADGAVRKAVSVLKNRSGQHESTIRSYELVTNEGLKVGPPIREFRGVLRGAPIYVGPSAIIPPETHAGDASD encoded by the coding sequence ATGGTAGATCCAAAGGCATTGGGATCCATTGTCAACACTGGTGTGCCCGGGCTCGATGACATTCTTGGGGGCGGGCTTCACCGCGAACATATTTACCTCATCGAGGGCACGCCTGGATCCGGCAAGACGACGCTTGCCATGCAGTTTCTGCTCGACGGCGCCCAACGCGGCGAACGTTGCGTCTATATTACCCTTTCCGAGACAGAACGCGAGTTGCGGGCCAGCGCGAAAAGCCATGGCTGGTCTCTCGAGGGGGTCACACTTCTCGAAATAACACCGCTGGAAGCTGATCCAGAACGGCAGCAGGGAATGATCCATCCCTCAGAGATCGAGCTTGACCATACTGTCGAGCTGATCCTCAGCAGAATTCTGGAGCTCAAGCCCGACAGGGTCGTCATCGATGCCCTGACGGAACTGAGGCTGCTCGCCCAGGATGCACTGAGCTATCGTCGACAGGTATTGACGTTGAAGGCATTCTTCGCGCGATCGCAGATCACGGTCCTCGCGCTAGATGACCTGACGGACACCGCTCAAGGCCTTCAACTGCACAGCATTGTTCATGGCGTGGTCAGCCTCGAGCAGCGACGAATGGAGTATGGGGTCGTCCGCCGCCGCCTCGCCGTTCTCAAGCTGCGCGGGGTCAATTTCCGCAGCGGCTATCATGATTACGTCATCCGAACGGGCGGCGTTACCGTTTTTCCGAGCTTGGTCGCGGCGGAGCACGAAAGCAGCTTCGATACCGTTCCGGTTTCCAGCGAGATCAGTGAGATGGACGAACTGCTGGGCGCGGGGCTCCGGAGGGGCACTTGTGCCCTCGTGCTCGGCCCATCGGGAGTTGGGAAATCGACCTTGGCCATTCAATACGCGATCGCAGGTACAAGGCGCGGGGAGCGAGCGGCAATCTTTGCCTTTGACGAGAGCTACCGTACTGCGGCTAGGCGATCAGCGGCGCTCGGCATGGACATTGACGCTGCTCGGCGAGGCGGCAGCCTAAGCTGGCGCCAGATCAGCCCGACGAGCGTCTCGCCCGGTGAGTTCGTTGAAGCTGTGAGGAGGCAGGTCGATTCAGGCGCTCGGATCATCGTCATAGACAGCCTCAATAGCTACATGGGATCGATGCCGGAAGAGCAAGCCCTCTTGCTGCACATGCATGAGCTGCTTGCCTATCTTGGCAATCGAGGTGTCGTGACAATTCTCATCATGGCGCAACATGGCCTCCTTGGGGATGCTCACGCTCCAATCGATCTGAGTTTCTTGGCTGATACCATTATATTGCTGCGTTACTTCGAGGCAGACGGCGCGGTCAGAAAAGCCGTCTCAGTTCTGAAAAACCGCAGCGGACAACACGAATCCACTATCCGTTCGTATGAGCTCGTCACCAACGAAGGGCTCAAGGTCGGCCCGCCGATCCGGGAGTTCCGTGGCGTACTTCGCGGGGCGCCGATCTATGTCGGTCCATCGGCAATAATTCCTCCAGAGACGCATGCCGGTGACGCTTCCGACTGA
- a CDS encoding ABC transporter substrate-binding protein: protein MITRRTILMAGALMATGATASDSQAQDLKKVVLVSSTAGVHAPFWVGIEKGFFKEAGFDASWRQVASSTDRVAVVSSGDAVMAGTGAAGMVALMSQGNKNFYWVGIPDAAQDISGIVAREGINSLQDLKGKKLALQFGGSEEITDYLLLKAVGLDMYKDVQLVNLKQSEMIQALKQGLIDAAGAWYPEYKRLQEIPGAKKIASVADLGFWEKYRQIPAPNTLVINRQFVDDDPAAAKRFLAAYWKAQQWVIDNRQEAAAIVAKVSKQSPEEWLAWETMSERFTWKDQATQLSDKGAYPIMDIMVSFMADTVKKIDNKPNYREWVRQDLIVE from the coding sequence ATGATTACCCGTCGCACGATCCTCATGGCCGGCGCGCTCATGGCAACCGGCGCGACCGCATCCGACTCACAAGCGCAAGACCTCAAGAAAGTGGTGCTCGTCTCCTCTACGGCAGGAGTCCATGCGCCGTTCTGGGTGGGTATCGAGAAGGGCTTCTTCAAGGAGGCAGGCTTTGATGCCTCCTGGCGGCAGGTGGCAAGCTCCACCGATCGCGTTGCGGTCGTCTCCTCGGGGGACGCCGTCATGGCCGGCACCGGAGCTGCGGGCATGGTTGCGCTCATGAGCCAGGGCAACAAGAACTTCTATTGGGTTGGCATTCCCGACGCTGCCCAGGACATTTCGGGGATTGTGGCCCGGGAGGGCATCAACAGTTTACAGGATCTCAAGGGCAAGAAGCTCGCCCTGCAATTCGGCGGGTCGGAGGAGATCACGGACTATCTTCTGCTGAAAGCCGTGGGGCTGGACATGTATAAGGACGTCCAGCTGGTCAATCTCAAGCAGTCCGAGATGATCCAGGCCCTGAAGCAGGGGCTGATCGATGCGGCGGGGGCGTGGTATCCCGAATACAAGCGCCTTCAGGAAATACCAGGCGCCAAGAAAATCGCGTCGGTTGCCGATCTCGGCTTTTGGGAAAAGTACCGTCAGATCCCCGCGCCCAATACTCTGGTCATCAACAGGCAGTTCGTCGATGACGATCCGGCCGCAGCGAAGCGCTTCCTTGCTGCTTACTGGAAGGCGCAGCAATGGGTCATCGACAATCGCCAGGAAGCGGCGGCGATCGTTGCGAAAGTCAGCAAGCAGTCGCCGGAAGAGTGGTTGGCGTGGGAAACCATGTCTGAGCGCTTCACATGGAAAGACCAGGCTACCCAGCTCTCAGACAAGGGCGCCTATCCCATCATGGACATCATGGTCTCGTTCATGGCGGACACGGTGAAGAAGATAGACAATAAGCCGAACTACAGGGAGTGGGTGCGGCAAGACCTTATCGTCGAATAG
- a CDS encoding alpha-hydroxy acid oxidase, whose product MSEFPTLQDIVWAAREMLPRPVWDFVTFGTETETTLRRNRQSLDSLAFVPRVMRDVSDVDPSTEFLGMKLRIPVMLAPVGSIALLDPAGAVAAARTAQAFGILQIVSGFAAPDYAVVARECPGPLIYALHPRAEQPFLDDLVAGVVAAGYRAIAFVSEAAYYSRRERDLMSAVQTAAKRTRSYASYLAQQRDELLQGKTPSKEGLLGTINSWEMLERVKERSKLPIILKGVMSAADARLAVQHGVDVIYVSNHGGRALDHGRGTAQVLAEIVAEVNGRAQIIIDGGFVRGTDVLKAIALGAQAVCMGRMQSWALAAGGMAGLMRMLEILEEEIIIAMGLLGVNRLSELTPDFVQKAEPVAAPHPLSAFPVVMERIAAEK is encoded by the coding sequence ATGTCGGAATTTCCTACACTGCAGGACATTGTCTGGGCCGCACGCGAAATGCTGCCCCGGCCCGTATGGGATTTCGTGACCTTTGGCACCGAGACGGAAACGACGCTGCGTCGGAATCGTCAGTCACTGGACAGCCTCGCCTTCGTGCCCCGTGTCATGCGCGATGTCAGCGATGTTGATCCGAGCACTGAATTCCTGGGCATGAAGCTCCGTATACCGGTCATGCTTGCCCCGGTCGGCTCGATCGCACTTCTGGATCCCGCCGGCGCCGTTGCCGCCGCAAGAACAGCCCAGGCATTCGGCATCTTGCAAATCGTAAGCGGCTTTGCAGCGCCCGATTACGCGGTCGTGGCCCGAGAATGCCCTGGTCCGCTCATCTATGCTCTTCATCCCCGCGCCGAACAGCCATTCCTGGATGACCTCGTCGCTGGCGTCGTCGCCGCAGGCTATAGGGCGATCGCATTTGTCAGTGAGGCTGCTTATTACAGCCGGCGTGAGCGAGATCTTATGAGCGCCGTGCAGACGGCAGCCAAGCGCACGCGCAGTTATGCGAGCTACCTAGCCCAGCAGCGCGATGAACTGTTGCAGGGCAAAACTCCGAGCAAGGAAGGTCTGTTGGGGACGATCAACAGCTGGGAGATGCTCGAGCGCGTCAAGGAAAGATCCAAGCTGCCCATCATTCTGAAGGGCGTGATGTCCGCCGCAGATGCTCGCCTTGCAGTTCAGCATGGGGTCGATGTGATCTATGTCTCGAACCATGGCGGCCGTGCGCTCGATCATGGCCGCGGAACGGCCCAGGTACTGGCCGAGATCGTTGCCGAGGTGAATGGCAGGGCGCAAATCATCATCGACGGCGGTTTCGTGCGCGGCACCGACGTGCTCAAGGCAATCGCGCTGGGAGCACAAGCGGTCTGTATGGGACGGATGCAATCATGGGCTTTGGCTGCAGGAGGAATGGCGGGTCTGATGAGGATGCTCGAGATCCTGGAGGAGGAGATCATCATTGCGATGGGGCTCCTCGGGGTGAATCGCCTCTCGGAACTCACCCCTGACTTCGTCCAAAAGGCCGAGCCCGTGGCCGCCCCTCATCCCTTGAGTGCATTCCCCGTCGTGATGGAGCGCATTGCCGCCGAAAAGTGA